The Pyrus communis chromosome 9, drPyrComm1.1, whole genome shotgun sequence genome has a segment encoding these proteins:
- the LOC137744573 gene encoding uncharacterized protein → MILYRTNDALMCKIFATTLQGEALDWFHTLPPQSIRSFNELFVVFIKEYLSYCSIKKKSDHLFNIKKNLKESLRDYVKRFKVEKAKMVDCNDLIANATFQKGLLADHPLFGELIMKKDLTLTDSFIFEKKHTI, encoded by the coding sequence ATGATCCTCTATCGAACCAACGACGCATTAATGTGCAAGATATTTGCCACCACTTTGCAAGGCGAGGCGCTTGATTGGTTCCATACCTTGCCTCCACAGTCCATCCGGAGTTTCAATGAGCTTTTCGTTGTCTTCATTAAGGAATACTTATCCTATtgctcgatcaagaagaagtctgaTCATCTCTTCAACATTAAGAAAAATCTGAAGGAGTCGCTTCGCGACTATGTTAAGAGGTTCAAGGTGGAAAAGGCAAAGATGGTCGACTGCAATGACTTAATTGCCAATGCAACCTTCCAAAAGGGACTTCTAGCAGATCATCCTTTATTtggagaattgatcatgaagAAAGACTTGACTCTAACAGACTCATTCATTTTCGAAAAGAAGCATACGATTTAG
- the LOC137745178 gene encoding putative polyol transporter 1 gives MADRRAEENAVTSGPQNTSIEDFDRPMKPKTSKFAIACALLACTTSVLLGYDIGVMSGASLFIKENLKISDVQVEVLAGTLNIYSLLGSAFAGRTSDWIGRKYTIVLAGVIFFVGALLMGFATNYAFLMVGRFVAGVGVGFGMMIAPVYTAEISPASFRGFLTSFPEVFVNVGILLGYIANYALSKLPLHLGWRFMLGVGGVPAIFLTVGVLFMPESPRWLVMQGRLGDAKKVLQRTSESKEECQLRIDDIKEAAGIPPHLNDDIVQVTRRSHGEGVWKELILHPTPAVRHILIAAVGIHIFEQASGIDTVVLYSPRIFDKAGITSSNHKLLATIAVGFTKTVFILVATFFLDKFGRRPLLLTSVAGMVFSLTFLGVGLTIVDHHKSSVPWAIGLCLAMVYFNVAFFSIGLGPITWVYSSEIFPLKLRAQGVSIGVACNRVTSGVVSTTFISLYKAITIGGAFFLYAGISAAAWIFFYTLLPETQGRTLEDMEVLFGKFHRWRKANAMLKERKQVDGDDNNNAQVC, from the exons ATGGCTGACCGGAGGGCGGAAGAGAATGCCGTCACCAGCGGACCGCAGAATACGAGCATTGAAGATTTTGATCGTCCAATGAAGCCGAAGACTAGCAAGTTCGCTATTGCATGTGCTCTTTTGGCTTGCACAACTTCAGTCTTATTGGGTTATG ATATTGGTGTAATGAGTGGAGCGTCACTCTTTATCAAAGAAAATCTTAAAATCAGCGACGTTCAAGTCGAAGTGCTTGCCGGTACTCTAAACATCTACTCCCTCCTCGGCTCCGCCTTTGCTGGCAGAACCTCCGATTGGATTGGCCGCAAGTACACCATTGTTCTTGCGGGAGTCATCTTCTTTGTCGGAGCTCTCCTCATGGGATTTGCCACCAACTACGCCTTCCTCATGGTTGGCCGGTTTGTTGCCGGAGTTGGTGTTGGCTTTGGTATGATGATTGCTCCTGTCTACACTGCCGAGATCTCTCCGGCATCGTTCCGTGGCTTCCTCACATCTTTCCCAGAG GTGTTTGTCAATGTTGGCATATTACTGGGGTACATAGCCAACTATGCCTTATCCAAGCTCCCGCTTCACTTGGGCTGGCGGTTCATGCTCGGAGTTGGTGGAGTTCCAGCAATTTTTCTCACAGTCGGCGTCCTATTCATGCCCGAGTCTCCTCGGTGGCTGGTTATGCAGGGGCGACTCGGCGACGCTAAGAAAGTCCTCCAAAGAACTTCAGAGTCCAAGGAGGAGTGCCAGCTCAGAATAGACGATATCAAAGAAGCCGCAGGAATCCCACCCCACTTAAACGACGACATTGTTCAGGTCACAAGACGCAGCCACGGTGAAGGCGTATGGAAAGAACTGATCCTCCATCCTACCCCAGCCGTTCGCCATATTTTAATCGCAGCTGTCGGTATCCACATCTTCGAACAAGCGTCCGGTATAGACACTGTCGTTCTGTACAGCCCAAGGATCTTTGATAAGGCAGGTATCACCTCCTCCAATCATAAGCTACTCGCCACCATTGCCGTTGGATTCACCAAGACCGTTTTCATCTTGGTCGCCACATTTTTCCTCGACAAGTTCGGACGGCGTCCGTTGCTACTGACCAGCGTGGCCGGAATGGTCTTTTCCCTCACGTTTCTCGGAGTTGGCCTTACAATCGTCGACCATCACAAAAGTTCAGTCCCCTGGGCCATCGGATTGTGCCTGGCCATGGTATATTTCAATGTGGCATTTTTCTCAATCGGGCTAGGGCCCATCACGTGGGTATATAGCTCCGAGATCTTCCCCTTGAAGCTACGCGCTCAAGGAGTCAGTATCGGTGTGGCTTGTAATAGGGTTACGAGTGGGGTCGTCTCTACGACATTTATTTCACTGTACAAGGCCATCACGATTGGCGGGGCCTTCTTTCTTTATGCCGGAATTTCTGCTGCTGCCTGGATATTCTTTTATACGTTGCTGCCGGAAACACAGGGCAGAACCCTAGAAGATATGGAGGTCCTGTTTGGTAAATTCCACAGGTGGAGAAAAGCCAATGCAATGCTCAAGGAGAGAAAGCAAGTTGATGGTGATGACAACAACAATGCCCAAGTTTgctag